From Actinoplanes oblitus, a single genomic window includes:
- a CDS encoding ArsR/SmtB family transcription factor, translated as MEIVGTALAEMTMPQISPLAGEPIERADAERLAGVLKALADPARLRLLSLIQSATDGEACVCDLTAPLGLSQPTVSHHLRILTEAGLLEREKRGVWAYYRLVPTAIATIADLLTPPRKRATKKAR; from the coding sequence ATGGAGATCGTGGGAACTGCGTTGGCGGAAATGACTATGCCTCAGATCTCGCCGCTTGCCGGTGAGCCGATTGAACGCGCTGACGCCGAGCGTCTGGCGGGAGTGCTCAAAGCGCTCGCCGACCCGGCTCGGCTGCGGCTGCTGAGCCTTATCCAGTCCGCGACGGATGGTGAGGCGTGTGTCTGCGACCTGACGGCCCCGCTGGGCCTCTCGCAGCCGACTGTGAGTCACCACCTGCGGATCCTGACCGAGGCGGGTCTGCTGGAGCGGGAGAAGCGGGGAGTCTGGGCGTACTACCGCCTGGTGCCGACCGCCATCGCGACGATTGCCGACCTGCTGACGCCGCCCCGCAAGCGGGCGACGAAGAAGGCTCGCTGA
- a CDS encoding class II aldolase/adducin family protein yields the protein MNYVPGDLRDQLAHVGYDVVQAGLVCGSGGNLSARIPDEDAIWVTASGAWLDRLSRASFAPVRITDGEPATVGALPPPRIEPTSELALHLALYRARPDVNAVVHLHPQTALLLDALGEHIRIVTTDHAFYLRRVSTVPFRLPGTTELAALTAAMAADGTDCLVLSQHGCVVMGDSVELAHKRARNLEEAAALTYKALAAGRLENLRDCPEAFLDRLSGSAVVTV from the coding sequence GTGAACTACGTCCCCGGTGACCTGCGTGACCAGCTCGCGCACGTGGGTTACGACGTGGTCCAGGCCGGCCTCGTGTGCGGATCTGGCGGCAATCTGTCCGCTCGGATCCCCGACGAGGACGCCATCTGGGTCACTGCGAGCGGCGCGTGGCTCGACCGGCTCAGCCGGGCCAGCTTCGCGCCGGTGCGCATCACTGACGGTGAGCCCGCGACGGTCGGCGCCCTGCCGCCGCCGCGTATCGAGCCGACCAGCGAGCTGGCGTTGCACCTGGCGCTCTACCGCGCCCGGCCGGACGTCAACGCCGTGGTGCACCTGCACCCGCAGACCGCGTTGCTGCTCGACGCGCTCGGCGAGCACATCCGGATCGTCACCACCGACCACGCGTTCTACCTGCGCCGGGTGTCGACTGTGCCGTTCCGGTTGCCGGGCACTACCGAGCTGGCCGCGCTGACCGCGGCGATGGCCGCGGACGGCACCGATTGCCTGGTGCTCAGCCAGCACGGCTGCGTGGTGATGGGCGACTCGGTGGAGTTGGCACACAAGCGCGCCCGCAACCTCGAGGAGGCGGCGGCGCTGACCTACAAGGCACTGGCCGCCGGCCGGTTGGAAAATCTCCGGGATTGCCCGGAGGCGTTCCTGGACCGGCTCTCCGGTTCCGCCGTGGTCACGGTTTAG